A segment of the Promicromonospora sukumoe genome:
ACGTCACCGTGGGACAGGTGCGGCACCTGGCCGGCGGCCGCGAGGAGATCGACTGCTCCTGCGGCATGACGCTGACCAACGGGCCGCAGTGGTCGCTCGACGAGCACATCCGCCTGCACCGCGCCGAGGCGCGCTACCTGGCGCTGAGCGAGGTGGCGCCCGCGGGCATGCCGCGGCTCATCCCGGTGGACCCGGCGCGCCTGCCCCGCTGACGCGGGCGGCGCTCGGCCGCGTCAGAGCTCGTCGGGGTCGTCCCAGGACACGCCGCTCGACGCTCCCGAGATGGGGTCGAGCTCGCATCCGGCGAGGTTGCGTGGGGCCTTGGTGACGTCGCCGCCGCCGAGCAGGCCGCGACGGGTGGCGACGCGGCGGACCGCCGGCGGCGCGATGTGGGCGTAGGAAGCGTTCGACTCGTCGATCAGATCCGTCGGTACCGGATCGGCAGAGTCGTTGGTGGACTGGGGTTCCGCCGTGATCATGGCCCCATACTCGCAGGAATCGGCCCGCTCGCACATCCGCTTGGCACAGTATTTTGAATTCTCGTCAAGCCTTCACCCCGACGGCACGCCCACCACGAGATCTCCCCCCGTGCACCCGGCGGGGGTGTCATGATCGTCCGATGCAAACCTGGCCAGGCCGCCCCTACCCCCTCGGGGCGACGTTCGACGGTACGGGGACGAACTTCGCACTCTTCTCCTCGGTGGCAGAGCGTGTCGAGCTCTGTCTTCTCGCGGACGACGACACCGAGACCCGGATCGAGGTCACCGAGACGGACGCGCACGTCTGGCACGTGTACCTGCCCGGCGTCGGCCCCGGCACGCGGTACGGGTACCGGGTGCACGGGCCGTACGACCCGGCGTCGGGGCACCGCTGCAACCCGGCCAAGCTCCTGCTGGACCCGTACGCCAAGGCGGTGGACGGCGACCTCGACGACGACCCGTCGCTGTTCTCGTACCCGTTCTCCGACATCGAGCAGGCCACCACGGGCACCACGCCCGACGCCGCCGACTCCCTGGGCCACACGATGGTCTCCGTGGTGGTGAACCCGTTCTTCGACTGGGGCCACGACCGCCCGCCGGACACGCCGTACCACGAGACCGTGATCTACGAGGCGCACGTCAAGGGCCTCACGATGCGGCACCCGGGCGTGCCGGAGGAGCTGCGCGGCACCTACGCCGGGCTGGCCCACCCCGCGATCATCGAGCACCTGACGAGCCTGGGCGTCACCGCGATCGAGCTGATGCCGGTGCACCAGTTCGTCACCGACCCGTCGCTGGCCGCCAAGGACCTGACCAACTACTGGGGCTACAACACGATCGGGTTCTTCGCCCCGCACAACGGGTACGCGGGCTACGGCCGCCGCGGCCAGCAGGTCATGGAGTTCAAGGCCATGGTCAAGGCGATGCACGAGGCCGGCATCGAGGTGCTGCTCGACGTCGTCTACAACCACACCGCCGAGGGCAACCAGCTCGGCCCGACCCTGGGCTTCCGCGGCATCGACAACGCCGCCTACTACCGCCTGGTCGACGGCGACGAGGCGCACTACTTCGACACCACCGGCACCGGCAACTCGCTGCTGATGCGCTCCCCCGCCGTGCTGCAGCTCATCATGGACTCGCTGCGGTACTGGGTCGAGGAGATGCACGTCGACGGGTTCCGCTTCGACCTGGCGGCCACGCTGGCCCGCCAGTTCCACGAGGTCGACCGGCTGAGCGCGTTCTTCGACATCGTGCACCAGGACCCGGTGATCTCCCAGGTCAAGCTGATCGCCGAGCCCTGGGACCTGGGCGACGGCGGCTACCAGGTGGGCGGGTTCCCGCCGCTGTGGACGGAGTGGAACGGTCGCTACCGCGACACGGTGCGCGACTTCTGGCGCGGCGAGCCCGCCACGCTGCCGGAGTTCGCCTCCCGGCTGACCGGGTCCAGCGACCTGTACGAGCACAGCGGCCGGCTGCCCATCGCGTCCATCAACTTCGTGACGGCGCACGACGGCTTCACGCTCGCCGACCTCACGTCGTACGACAAGAAGCACAACGACGCCAACGGCGAGGACAACCAGGACGGCGAGAACCACAACCGGTCCTGGAACTGCGGCGTCGAGGGGCCCACCGACGACCCCGAGATCAAGGAGCTGCGCGCCCGGCAGCGCCGCAACCTGCTGGTGACGCTCATGCTGAGCCAGGGCGTGCCGATGATCGCGCACGGCGACGAGCTCGGGCGCACCCAGCAGGGCAACAACAACGCCTACTGCCAGGACAACGAGATCACCTGGGTGGACTGGGGCGGCCCCGACGGGCTCGACGCCGAGAGCGCCGGCCTGCTGGAGTTCGCCCGGCAGGCGGTGGCACTGCGCCGCGACCACCCGATCCTGCACCGCCGCCGGTTCTTCGACGGGAAGGTGTCGCCGAACGCCGCGGGCGGACCCGCGGACATCGAGTGGCTCGACCTCACCGGCGCCCGGATGGACGACACGGACTGGCACCAGGCCTACGCCCGGACGGTCGCCGTCTTCCTCAACGGCGACGCGATCACGGAGACGGGACAGCGCGGCGAGGCCGTGGTCGACGACTCCTTCCTGCTGCTGCTCAACGCCCATTTCGAGGCGCTGGACTTCACCCTGCCGCCCGCCGGCTACGGCGAGTCGTGGACCGTCGTGCTGGACACGGACGGCAGCGCCGAGCCGGGGACGACGCTCCAGGCGGGCACCGGTCTGTCCGTCACCGGGCGAAGCGTGGTCGTACTGACTCGCCCATCCGGAACACCGGGCTAGGCTGTCGGCCGTGACCGGACCGAGGAGTGGAACCGGAGGCAGCACACCACCGCCCCGCCCGGGCCCTGACATGCCCGTTCCCGGGCCCAGACCGGTGGTGTGGGCCCCGCGTGCCCGCATCATCGAGGTGCTCGTGCCGTACGACCCGTACGAGGAGCCCGAGCACATGCCGCTGCGCCTCGTGGGCGCGGGTGAACCCGGGTACTGGGGCGCCGACAGCGTGCTCGGGCACGGCACCGACTACGGCTACTCCGTGGACGGCGGCCCGCTGCTGCCCGACCCGCGCAGCGTGTGGCTGCCGCAGGGCATCCACGGGCCGACGCGCGTCTTCGACCCCGCCTTCGAGTGGACCGACGGCACCTGGTCCCCGCCCGACCTGTCCACCAGCGTGCTCATGCACGTGGACGTCGAGACCTTCACGCCCGAGGGCACCCTGGACGCCGCCGCGGAGCTGCTGCCCACCATCGCCGGGCTCGGCGTGCAGGGGGTCGAGCTCGCGCCCGTCGCGGCCTTCGACCCGGCCACCGGCCCCGCCCGCGGCGTGCGCCTCTACTCGGTGCACGAGCCGTACGGCGGCCCGCGCGCGCTCCAGCGCTTCGTCGACGCCGCGCACGCCGCGCGCCTCGCCGTCGTGCTCGACATCCCCTACCGCTGGGCCGTGGCCGACGAGCTCGGCCTGGAGCACTTCGGCCCGTACCTGACGGGCGGCGGCGGCCGGCCCCGCATCGCGCGGCCCGACGTCGGCGACGCGGGCGAGCACGCCCTGCAGGCGATGCGCCCGCGGACCGGCCAGGTGCCCCTGGACCGGCCGCGCACCGGCCCCATCCAGCTCCGCACCGGCCAGGTCCCGACGATCGGCACCCGGGCCGGCAAGGTGCCCTCCTCGCCCACGGTCCGCACCGACTACGTGGGCGACCGCATCAACCTCGACGGCAGCGGCAGCCGCGGCCCCCGCGACTTCCTGGTGGACGACGCGCGGCACTGGCTGCGCGAGTACCACGTGGACGGCCTGGTGCTCGACGTCGACGCGCTCGTGGACCGCTCCCCCACCCCGTTCCTCGGCGAGCTGGCCGACTACGTGGTGGGCCTGGGCGAGCAGCTCGAGCGCCGGTTCAGCCTGCTGGTGGACGGCCCCGGCCGCAGCGACCGGCTCACCTCGATCCTGCTGCGCATCCTGTCGGGCCCCGGCAAGACCGAGGACATCCAGGCGCTGCAGATGCTCGCCGACCTGGTGCACCCGTCGGTGCGCCGCGCCACCCGCCAGAACGGCGGACGGCGCAGCCGCGTGCGGTCCGGCGCCAGCGTGGTCGAGGACATCACCCGGCTCCCCGCGGCACAGCTCACGGTGCCCTGGGCGGGCGAGGAGAGCCCCGCCACGGCGCTGCTCGGCGTGGACGACGTCGACATCCGGGCCAGCGTGCTGGCGACCGTGATCCTCGCGGGCAACCCGCTGGTCCTCGACACCGTGCACGTCCCGGTGCTGCCGCGCAACGCCAGCGACGAGCGCCTGGCGCGCTGGGCGCGCGACCTGATCACGATCCGCAACGCCATCACCGAGGAGCTGGACCTCCCCCTGGAGATCCGCTCCACCGCCGACCGGTCGGTCATCGCGGTGCTGCGGGGCAAGCTGGCGTTCGTGCTCAACACCGGCCACGGGCTGGCCGCCCTGCGCCTCGGGAGCCTGCTGCGGCCCGCCGAGGGCTCCCGGGCACCCCTGCCGGGGGCGTTCCGGCTGGCCGCCGCCTGGGAGCCGGGCGCGACCCGGCTGGTGGGCGACACGCTGACGGTCCCGCCCCGGATGACGGCCGTGCTGCGCGCGGACACCTGACCTGGGAACCTGGGTCCAGGGACCGGCGTCGACCGGTGCGACCGAGGAGGCGTCCGATGGCGAAGAAGCCGGGAAAGTCGACGGGAAAGAGCGCAGGCTCGAAGAAGGGCACGAGCTCGAAGAAGGGCGCGGCTCCGAAGGACGCCGGGCGGGAGCCGGGCGACCTGTGGAGCACGCCCGCCCAGGAGGCCCTGCGGTGGGTGCGCGGCACCGACCTGAGCGCCCTGGACCAGGCGGCGACGCCCGGCTGGTCGGGCGGGCGCGCCGAGGGCGAGGCGCTGATGGCCGCCCGCGGGCAGGAGCTCGCCGACCTGCAGGAGCGCCTCTTCGCGCACGGCCGCACCGGCGGTGACCGGTCGGTGCTGCTCGTGCTGCAGGGCATCGACACTTCCGGCAAGGGCGGCATCGTGCGGCACGTGGTGGGCATGGTGGACCCGCAGGGCGTGATGCACCGCGGGTTCGGCGTGCCGACCGAGGAGGAGCGGGAGCACGACTACCTGTGGCGCATCCGCAACGCCCTGCCGCGCCCCGGGTTCCTCGGCGTCTTCGACCGGTCGCACCACGAGCAGGTCCTGGTGGTCCGGGTGGACCGGCTGGAGCCCGTCAAGGTCTGGCGCAAGCACTTCAGCGAGCTGAACGCGTTCGAGTCCGAGGTGGCGGCGTCGGGCACGGTGATCGTGAAGGCGACGCTCGTCGTGTCGCCCGACGAGCAGAAGAAGCGCCTGTCCAAGCGCCTGGAGCGGCCCGACAAGCACTGGAAGTACAACCCGAGCGACATCGACGTGCGCCTCAAGCTGCCCGAGTACCTGGCGGCCTACCAGGAGATGCTGGACCGCACGTCCACCAAGGACGCGCCCTGGTACGTGGTGCCCGCGGACCGCAAGTGGTACGCCCGCCTGGCCGTCACCGAGCTGCTGACCGACGCCCTGCGGTCGCTGGACCTGGGCTGGCCGCCCGCCGACTTCGACGTGGCGGCGGAGAAGGCGCGGCTCGCGGAGACGTGAGCGACGGCGCGCTGGTCGAGCCTGTCGAGACCCGTCAGTTCGCGCTCGGGACGAGCCGACGCCCCTCCTCGGCCAGCGCACCGAGCCGCGACAGCGCCCGGAAGTACTTCTTGCGGTACCCGCCGGCCAGCATCTCCTCGGTGAACAGGCCGCGGGTGTCCCCCGCGCCGGCCAGCAGCACGGGCACGTCGCGGTCGTAGAGCCGGTCCACGAGCACCACGAGGCGCAGCGCCACGGCCTGCGCCGTCACCGGGTGCACACCGGTCAGGGCGACCACGGAGACGCCGTCGAGCAGCGCGCCGTAACGGCTGGGGTGCACCGTGGCGAGGTGCTCCAGCAGGTCGTCGAACGCGTCCAGCGTGGCGCCCGGGCGGGCCGCGGCGGCCGCGACCTCGTCGACCGTCAGCGGCTCCGGGTCGGTGACGACGTCGCGGTGGCGGTAGTCCTCGCCGTCGACCCGCAGGGTCTCGAAGCGGTCGGACAGCGCCTTGATCTCGCGCGCGAAGTCCTGGGCGGCGAACCTGCCCTCGCCGAGCGCGCCGGGCAGCGTGTTCGACGTCGCGGCCAGGGCCACGCCGCGGTCGGCGAGCTCGCGCATGAGGCGCGACATGAGGGTGGTGTCGCCGGCGTCGTCGAGCTCGAACTCGTCGATGCAGACCAGCTTCTTCGCGGCCAGCGCCTCGACCGTGGGGAGGAACCCGAGGGCCCCGACGAGGTTGGTGTACTCGACGAACGTGCCGTACGCGGCCTTGTCCGGGCCGAGCGCCTCATCGACGGCGTGGGCGAGCGAGGTGAGCAGGTGCGTCTTGCCGACGCCGAAGCCGCCGTCGAGGTAGACCGCGGGGGCCGGCTGGCGGCGGGCGAACAGGCCGCGCCGCGGGGCCGTGATCTGCTGGGCGATCTCCTGCAGCCGGGTCAGCGCCCCGCCCTGGCTGGGGTGGGCCGGGTTGGCGCGGTAGGTCGCGAACCGGGCGGCGGCGAAGTGCCGCGGCGGCACCAGGTCGGTGACGAGCCGGTCGACGGGGACCTGCGGCCGGACGGCGCTGAGGGCTGCCTGGGTGGTGCGGGCGGCCTCGGTGGTCCGGGCGGTCTGCGCGTCGGTGGTGGGGGCTGTCACGAAGCAGAAGATTACCGGCGCGTCAGGTCACGGGGCGTGCCAGGAGAGCAACGTCACACGTGCACGACGGCGGGCGCGCCGGGCCGGTCGAGCACCTCGCCGAGGGCGGCGACTACCTGGGCCGGCGTCCTGGTCTGGGCGGGGTCCTCGTTGCGGTCGTCGCCCGCGACGGCGTGGTCGATGACGAGCTCATGAAACCGGACGGCACCGGGCACAGCACCGGGGTCGCCCTGCTCCGCCTCCAGGCGCAGCACCCGCACCAGCATCGCGAGCCCGGCCCCGGTGACGCTGATCGCGCCGGACCCGGCCATGGCCTCGCGGGACGCGGCGCCGTTCAGCACTACGTACGGGTCGCCGGGCTCCAGCAGCGGGACGAGCGCGCGGACGGCGTCGAGGTGCGCGGTGAGGTGGGAGGCGAGCGTCGCCGTCCACCGCTCCGGGTCCTCGTCCAGGAGAGCCGTGCCCTTCTGCCAGCCGCCGATCGACGCGACGACGGCCCCGGGCAGCGGCACGCCGTCCGCTCGGCAGGCGGCGCGGACGGCGTCGGGCAGGTGGGCGGCGTTGTCGTACCGCACGGGCAGCACGCCGCCGTCGTCGGGCAGGGGACGGCGGGCCGCGGCGAGCACCGTGCGCCCGTCGGCAGCCAGGCCGTGTGCGACCCGGCTGCCGACGTATCCGCTGGCCCCGACCACGAGGACGGGACGAGGACTGGTCATGCGGCCCAGACTAGGTCAGGCCGCGTTCCGTCGCGGTGCGGCCCCTCGGGCCGGCGCGACGCGGGTCTCACGACCCAGGTCAGACGGCGGGAGCCGGCTCGACGGCCTTGGGGTCCGGGCCGAACTGGTTCGGGCCCGGGGTACCGGTCGAGGCGCCCCACACGATGATGAGGATGAAGTTGACGACCGGGATGAGGAGCAGGAACGCCAGCGCGCCGGACTTGCCGGTGTCGTGCAGGCGGCGGACGATCACCGCGAGGGTCGGCAGGAGCAGCGCGAGCGCGACGACCGAGACGACGAGGTAGCCCGCCGTCAGGGAGCCGGGCATCGCCGGGATCGGCGCGGCGGGGTCGCCGGCCATGGCGTACTCCATGGTGGCCGTCGTGTAGGCCGTGAGACCCGGCACGATGAGCGCGAAGTAGAGCACGCCCTCGACGATGGCCACCGCCAGGTAGTACCACCAGAACTCGGAACGGCGGGCGCGCCCGTCGAACGTCGCGTACTTCGACAGCACGGTCCGGATGGACTCGATGAACGACATCAGGGAAAAGCCTCTCTCACGGTTCATGCCGGAAATCTCCAGCAAGTGCGCAGACAGTGTCCCGATCAGTCAATAAGGGCGCAAGGCTTAAATCTGGGCAGAAGTACCCATGGGTGAGAAATGGGTGAGAAAAGCTCCCCGACGTGTCAGACGCTCAGGTCCCTGGAGGGACCTGAGCGTCTGACACGTCGGGCGGAACCGGCGGGGATCAGTACCCCGTCGCGGTGGGCTCCGGGTAGTACTGCGCGTACTTGCGGCGGTAGTTCTGCGTGATCGCCTCGACGATGAGCCGGCGCTTGAGACCGGAGTCGGCGTCGTACTTCAGCGGGTTGACCACGTCGCCGCTCGCCCGCAGGGCCTTGAGCCGCGACTTCAGCTCCGGGTCGAGCACGTACTTGGACAGCAGACCGAACGGCACGACCGTGTACAGCACCTCGCGCACCGCCCGCACGGGGCGGATCGGGCGGTGCAGCACCCAGTCCTCGACCAGCACGCGGGCCACGTTGGCCCCGCCCGCCGTCACGTAGAAGTTGTTCCGGCCGATCCGCGGGTTCACCTCGAAGTACACGTGCTTGCCCGTGCGCGGGTCCAGCTTGTAGTCGAAGTTGGCGAAGCCCACGTAGCCGGTCAGGTCGAGGAACCGGGTGGCCGCGTCCATGGCGTCGTCGTACGACTCGACCAGGATCGCGGCCGGGATGCCGAGCGTGCCCGGCGTGTGCTCCTCCAGCAGCACCCGGCCCGTGGCCAGGAGCGTCACCTCGCCCGACGTGTCGCGGTAGGCGGTCAGGGACCGCATCTGCGTCTCGTCGCCCGGGATGAACTCCTGCACCAGGAACGTGCCCGGGTAGTTGGCGTCCGCCAGGTGGCCCAGGATCACGTCGAGCTCCTCGCGGGAGTCGATGTGGTGGATCTTCGCCTTGCCGGGGAAGTCCACGTAGTACCACTCGGCGCTGTTGGACGGCTTGCCGACCACCGGGTACTGCAGGTCCACCGTGAGCGCCGGCACCGCGGCGCGGCCGCCCTCGGCCACCAGCTTGGCGACGTCGACCGGCACCGTGCGCGGCGTCGGGATGCCGAGCTGGTCGCAGACCTGCGCGAAGCCCTCCTTGCTGCTGACCTGCTCCAGGACCGGCAGCGACGGGTACGGCAGCACGTAGCCCGCCGCCTCCAGCCGCTCCCGGTTCAGGATGACGGTGCGCACGTGCCAGTCGGCGTTCGTCAGCAGGATGAGGGTCTTGTCCCGGTGCTGCTGGGCGATGCCCTCCAGGGTCGAGAGGAACACGTCCACCTCGTCCAGGCCGGGCACCACCACGTTCTCGGCGATCGCCGAGTCCTGCATCGCACGCGTGGCCACCTTCGACAGCACGACGGCGTGCGTGCGGTACTGCTCGTGGAACGCGCGCACCAGGGCGTACATCCCGACGTCGCCGCCGATCCCCACCACCAGCATCTCGGGAGCGGACTGCTCCCCGCCGCCTACCTGCCCCTGCTCCGCGGGGAAACCCCTCACGCCTCGGCCTCCGTGCGGTCGCCGGACCACTCGGTGTGGAACGTGCCCTCGCGGTCGACCCGCTTGTAGGTGTGGGCACCGAAGAAGTCGCGCTGCGCCTGCACCAGGGCGGCCGGGAGCCGCTCGGCGCGGACGCCGTCGTAGTACGCGAGCGAGGAGGAGAACGCCGGCGTGGGCACGCCGTTCTGGGCCGCACCGGCCACGACGCGGCGCCAGGCGGGCAGGCCGCTCGCGACGGCGTCGGTGAAGTACGGGTCGGCGAGCAGCAGCGGCAGGTCCGCCTGGCGCTCGTAGGCCTCGGTGATCCGGTTCAGGAACCGGGCGCGGATGATGCAGCCACCGCGCCAGATGCGGGCCATGGCGCCGCGGTCGATGTCCCAGCCGAACTCGGTGGCGGCAGCGGCGATCTGGTCGAAGCCCTGCGAGTAGGCGACGACCTTGGAGGCGTACAGGGCCTGGCGGACGTCCTCGATGAACGCGTCGCGGTCCTTGACCTCCCACTCGGCGGCGTGCGCGGGCAGCGCCGCCAGGCCGGCGGCGCGCTGCGGCACGGAGCCGGACAGGGCGCGGGCGAACGTGGCCTCGGCGATGCCGGTGATCGGCACGCCCAGGTCCAGGCCGTTCTGCACCGTCCAGCGGCCGGTGCCCTTCTGCTCCGCCTGGTCCAGCACGATGTCGACGAACGCCTTGCCGGTCTCGGCGTCGACGTGCTGGAGCACGTCCGCGGTGATCTCGATGAGGAACGACTCCAGGTCGCCCGTGTTCCACTGCGCGAAGATCTCGCCGATCTCCGCGGCCGAGGCACCCAGGCCCTGGCGCAGCAGGTCGTAGGCCTCCGCGATGAGCTGCATGTCGGCGTACTCGATGCCGTTGTGCACCATCTTGACGAAGTGCCCGGCGCCGTCGGAGCCCACGTAGGTGCAGCACGGGGTGCCGTCCACCTTCGCGGAGATGTCCTCCAGGATGGGCCCGAGCGACGCGTACGACTCCGGCGTTCCGCCCGGCATGATCGACGGGCCGTTCAGCGCGCCCTCCTCGCCGCCGGACACACCGGTGCCGACGAAGTGCAGGCCGTGCTCCTTGAGGGCGGCCTCGCGCCGGATCGTGTCCGGGAAGTGGGCGTTGCCGGCGTCGACCACGATGTCGCCCTCCTCCAGGAGGGGCACCAGCTCGTCGATGACGGCGTCCGTGGGACCGCCGGCCTTGACCATGATGACGACCTTGCGGGGCCGCTCGAGCGACGCGACGAAGTCGGCCATGGACTCGCTGGGGACGAAGTCGCCGTCGTCACCGTGCTCCGCGACCAGCGACTCGGTCTTGGCGTAGGAACGGTTGTGGACCGCCACCGTGTAGCCGTGACGTGCGAAGTTCCGCGCGAGGTTGCGACCCATCACCGCCAGCCCGGTGACGCCGATCTGTGCTGTGCCTGACACGTTCTTGCTCCTTCTGCAGTGGAAACGGGCCGGCGCCCGCGTGCGTGCGCCGCGACCCGTTGCCAGCCTAGTGCCCTGGCTCACTTCGCCACGGCGATGGTCACGATCCGGCGTCAGCCGCGCGCCTCCCCCTGCGGGCACCGCCGCCGACGTACGGTGAAGTGGTGACCAGCGGCCCGCCCACCGGTGTACCCGGCGACTTCGCAGCAGCCCTCGCTGACCTGCGGGGCGCGGCACTGCGCTCCGAGGTACGTCTCACCGAGATCCCCGCACCGCGCAAGGTGGCGCCGTTCAGCGTGGCCCTCGCGGGAGACGTGCTGCCCGGCGCGCCGTCGGGCCCGCGCGACCCGTCCGCCGAGCACGACCACGACGACGACCCGCTCGCCACCGGGCGCTTCGTCGTGCTGCACGACCCGGCGGGCCAGGAGGCGTGGCACGGCACGTTCCGCGTGGTGACCCTGGTGCGCGCCACCCTGGAGCCCGAGATGGCCGCCGACCCCATGCTGGCCGACGTCGCCTGGTCCTGGGTGGGCGAGTCCCTGGAGACCGCGGGGCTCGTCCCGGGCACGGACACGCTGGCCGACGGCGGCACCGTCACCCGGGTGCTGTCGCAGAGCTACGGCGCCCTGCACGGCACGCCGGACGCCGTGGACCTGGAGATCCGCGCGTCCTGGACGCCCGTCGGCACCCGGCTCGGCACGCACCTGCGCGCCTGGGCCGCGCTGCTCACCATGGCCGCGGGGGTGCCTCCGCTGCCCGAAGGGGTCGCGGCTCTCACCAGGCGTTTTACCGACCGATCCAGGCAACGCCATACGGTAGGCCCATGACCACCACGGAGCGAGGAGTCCCTGCGGAGACATCGACGCCCGTGCCACCACCCGTCACGCCACTGACCGAGCCCGCCGACGGGCTACCCGACGTCGTGGCGACGCCCGGGGCGTTCGCACGGGTCGTCGAGGCGTTCGCGGCCGGTTCGGGCCCCGTGGCCGCCGACGCCGAGCGCGCCTCGGGGTACCGGTACGGGCAGGCCACGTACCTGGTCCAGGTGCGGCGCGCGGGTGCGGGGACGGCGCTGATCGACCCGGTCGGCGTGCCCGACCTCGCGCCGCTGGGCGAGGCCGTGGGCGACGCCGAGTTCGTGCTGCACGCCGCCTCGCAGGACCTGCCCGGGCTCGCCGCGCACGGCCTGCACCCGGCGCGCGTCTTCGACACCGAGCTCGCCGCGCGCCTGCTCGGCATGGAGCGCGTGGGCCTGGCCGCCGTCGTGGCCGAGGTGCTCGGGCTCGGCCTGGCCAAGGAGCACTCCGCCGTCGACTGGTCCACCCGGCCGCTGCCGGAGGACTGGCTGCGCTACGCCGCCCTCGACGTCGAGGTGCTCGTCGAGCTGCGCGACCGCCTCGCCGAGCGCCTGGAGGCCGCCGGCAAGACGCAGTGGGCCGAGCAGGAGTTCGAGGCCGTGCGCACCGCGCCCCCGCCGGCGCCGCGCGTCGACCCGTGGCGCCGCACGTCCGGCATGCACGTGCTGCGCAACCCGCGCCAGGTCGCCGCCGTCCGGGCGATGTGGGTCGCGCGCGACGCGAGCGCCCAGGCGCGCGACATCTCGCCGGGCCGGGTGCTGCCCGACCGCGCGATCGTCGCGGCGGCCAAGGCCATGCCCAAGAC
Coding sequences within it:
- a CDS encoding HRDC domain-containing protein, with translation MTTTERGVPAETSTPVPPPVTPLTEPADGLPDVVATPGAFARVVEAFAAGSGPVAADAERASGYRYGQATYLVQVRRAGAGTALIDPVGVPDLAPLGEAVGDAEFVLHAASQDLPGLAAHGLHPARVFDTELAARLLGMERVGLAAVVAEVLGLGLAKEHSAVDWSTRPLPEDWLRYAALDVEVLVELRDRLAERLEAAGKTQWAEQEFEAVRTAPPPAPRVDPWRRTSGMHVLRNPRQVAAVRAMWVARDASAQARDISPGRVLPDRAIVAAAKAMPKTAGQLVLLPEFAGKGTKRRAAYWQKAIDDARALPEAELPSVRGPRSDGPPPPRTWGDRDPVAARRLTLARELVTALSAELSVPVENLLQPDALRRLCWTPPASADAAGIAEFLRGRGARTWQTGLLCTGLERVFAQAAQEPV